In a single window of the Raphanus sativus cultivar WK10039 chromosome 9, ASM80110v3, whole genome shotgun sequence genome:
- the LOC108823546 gene encoding putative U-box domain-containing protein 42 has product MSAQEDRGANDTLIGSLLKSISEVIRSLELLQSQTTGSFLETACYFYRVSVVLMEIQTGESSITCPTDVVESLSESIDAAKHLLEMSQESNNGPEPSIEAGFGGVVKQIGETLQSIPEAIIDEEEYIGVVVQTLSNEMQNASIGGDGSESEILQKISERRRTEELMSEQIETDLYPSDPEVSYASYLSESQPDIIPSQSTYVSSSQRTYQSESQPQIPDIIPSQSTYVSSSQRKYETQSESQSQISEITDIPSQGTYVSSRQRKYGTLSGSLSMLPQVTQFMEPPYQAFICPLTKEIMEDPVTTETGVTCERQAVTEWFDGFKDQDEISCPVTGQKLTTTGLSPNLVLKTIIGEWKVRNEAARIKVAHAALSLGGSESMVIDALRDLQMTCEGKEYNKVKVREAGIIQLLDRYLTYRSKDVRYELLQLLKTLADEDTDEGKEMIVNTMNMSCVIKFLVSSHQTVRHAALVLLLELSKSQHACEKIGNATGAILMLVTSKYNEESDAFASETADQILKNLEKFPHNIKQMAESGLLEPLLIHLAEGSEETQVMMAAYLVEIDIGHEKKINVAEKACPALIRLVQSENMEARRAAFKALAHISLYHPNKQILVEVGIIKIMVEEMFTKRMFSDLMNSRNEAATILANILESGVEHETFEVNTTGHTLGSDYFVYNIIQMLKNSTPDDLNIDLIRILISLSKSPRAMATIVSVIKETDASFAMIELINNPHEELGVGALKLLIALTPFIGHTLSERLCKTRGQPENLIQCPAEANLITERHAVSAKLLAKLPHQNLTLNLALVNESIVSEILHAIHLIQRSGTRTSRYATNFLEGLVGILVRFTTTLYEPQMMYLAKNHDLTSVFADLLMKTSSDEVQRLSATGLEHLSSTTMTLSRPPPQVRNTKFMGSLSMPRSFSLRSSKKKQIETCAIHRGVCSAKATFCLVEANAVTKLLACLQSDKTEVVESALSAICTLLDDKVDVEQSLSMLSGMNAVELILNAVKEHKKESLLQKAFWMIDKFLIRGGQKYAFGISQDRMLSGMLVSAFHRGDGNTRQMAENILRRLDKMPSFSVYMTEKNNDM; this is encoded by the exons ATGTCG GCCCAAGAAGATAGAGGCGCAAACGATACATTGATTGGCTCGTTGTTGAAGTCCATCTCCGAGGTGATCAGATCTTTGGAGTTGTTACAATCGCAAACAACAGGGAGCTTCCTCGAAACTGCATGCTACTTCTATCGAGTCTCGGTGGTGTTAATGGAGATACAGACAGGAGAGAGTTCCATCACATGTCCAACGGATGTGGTTGAGTCACTATCCGAGAGTATAGATGCAGCCAAGCATCTCCTCGAGATGTCTCAAGAAAGCAACAACGGACCAGAACCAAGCATTGAGGCAGGCTTTGGAGGCGTTGTGAAGCAGATTGGTGAAACTCTACAGTCCATACCCGAAGCAATAATCGACGAGGAAGAGTATATAGGAGTGGTTGTCCAGACTCTTTCAAATGAGATGCAGAATGCTAGCATTGGAGGAGATGGTAGTGAGAGTGAGATCTTACAGAAGATTTCTGAGAGGCGGCGGACAGAGGAACTGATGTCAGAGCAAATAGAGACGGATCTCTACCCTAGTGATCCTGAAGTTTCCTACGCAAGTTACCTGAGTGAATCACAACCAGATATAATACCAAGCCAGAGCACATACGTTAGCAGCAGCCAGAGAACGTATCAGAGTGAATCACAACCACAGATACCAGATATAATACCAAGCCAGAGCACATATGTTAGCAGCAGCCAGAGAAAGTATGAAACTCAGAGTGAATCACAATCACAGATAAGCGAGATAACAGATATACCAAGCCAGGGTACATATGTTAGCAGCAGGCAGAGAAAGTATGGAACTCTCAGCGGATCTTTGTCAATGTTACCACAAGTGACACAGTTCATGGAGCCACCGTACCAAGCATTCATCTGCCCGTTGACCAAAGAGATAATGGAAGATCCAGTCACCACGGAGACAGGAGTAACCTGCGAGAGACAAGCAGTAACAGAATGGTTCGATGGATTTAAAGACCAAGATGAGATTAGCTGCCCGGTTACGGGGCAGAAGTTGACGACAACCGGTTTAAGTCCCAATCTCGTATTGAAAaccatcattggagaatggaaAGTGCGTAACGAGGCGGCGAGAATCAAGGTGGCTCACGCAGCTTTGTCCTTAGGCGGTTCAGAGAGTATGGTTATCGATGCGTTAAGGGATCTTCAAATGACCTGTGAAGGGAAAGAGTACAACAAGGTCAAAGTCCGTGAAGCTGGGATCATTCAGTTGCTTGATAGATACTTAACGTACAGAAGTAAAGATGTGAGGTATGAACTGCTACAATTGTTAAAGACACTTGCAGACGAAGACACTGATGAAGGAAAG GAAATGATTGTGAATACGATGAATATGTCATGCGTAATCAAATTTTTGGTAAGCAGTCACCAGACTGTAAGACATGCAGCGCTAGTGTTACTGCTTGAGCTTTCGAAATCTCAACATGCATGTGAGAAGATTGGGAATGCTACAGGGGCGATATTGATGTTAGTTACCTCAAAGTATAACGAAGAGTCGGATGCCTTTGCGTCTGAAACAGCAGACCAAATCTTAAAAAATCTAGAGAAGTTCCCTCACAATATCAAGCAGATGGCAGAGAGTGGGCTCTTGGAACCTCTTCTCATTCATCTAGCAGAAG GGAGTGAAGAGACGCAGGTGATGATGGCTGCATACCTTGTAGAAATTGATATTGGACATGAGAAGAAAATCAATGTAGCTGAGAAGGCTTGCCCTGCGCTCATCAGGCTGGTGCAAAGCGAAAACATGGAGGCAAGGAGAGCAGCTTTCAAAGCTCTTGCTCATATATCACTGTATCACCCCAACAAGCAAATACTTGTAGAAGTAGGCATCATCAAGATCATGGTGGAAGAGATGTTCACCAAGCGGATGTTCAGTGATCTGATGAACTCCAGGAACGAAGCTGCTACAATACTTGCAAACATACTCGAATCAGGGGTCGAACATGAGACCTTTGAGGTGAACACCACAGGCCACACGTTAGGCTCGGATTACTTTGTGTACAACATCATCCAAATGCTCAAGAACTCAACCCCGGATGATCTGAACATTGATTTGATCAGGATTCTCATATCCTTGTCCAAATCACCCAGAGCAATGGCAACTATTGTCTCAGTGATCAAAGAAACCGATGCGAGCTTCGCCATGATAGAACTCATCAACAATCCTCATGAAGAACTGGGGGTTGGAGCCTTGAAGCTTCTCATTGCACTCACACCCTTCATCGGTCACACGCTATCCGAGAGACTGTGTAAAACTAGAGGCCAGCCAGAGAATCTCATCCAGTGCCCAGCGGAAGCAAACCTGATAACGGAGAGACATGCTGTTTCAGCCAAGCTACTCGCTAAACTGCCTCACCAAAACCTGACTCTTAACCTAGCGCTTGTCAACGAGAGCATAGTGTCTGAGATCCTGCATGCAATCCATCTGATTCAGAGAAGTGGAACACGAACAAGCAGATACGCAACTAATTTTCTAGAAGGTCTAGTTGGCATCTTAGTGAGATTCACAACGACACTGTACGAGCCCCAGATGATGTACCTAGCCAAGAACCATGATTTGACATCAGTGTTTGCTGATTTGTTGATGAAAACATCAAGCGACGAAGTTCAAAGGTTATCAGCGACTGGACTAGAACATCTATCATCCACAACTATGACTTTATCAAGGCCACCACCACAAGTTAGGAACACGAAGTTCATGGGATCACTGAGTATGCCTAGGTCCTTCTCACTACGTTCATCTAAAAAGAAGCAGATAGAGACCTGCGCAATCCACAGAGGGGTATGTTCTGCAAAAGCCACTTTCTGCTTGGTTGAAGCAAATGCTGTCACAAAGCTTTTAGCATGTCTGCAGAGTGATAAAACAGAGGTAGTGGAGTCAGCATTATCAGCTATATGCACGCTATTGGACGACAAGGTCGATGTGGAGCAGAGTTTAAGCATGCTGAGTGGAATGAATGCAGTAGAGCTTATTCTAAATGCAGTCAAAGAACACAAGAAAGAGTCACTACTGCAAAAAGCGTTTTGGATGATTGATAAGTTCTTGATTAGAGGTGGACAAAAGTATGCGTTTGGCATATCACAAGACAGGATGCTGTCAGGTATGTTGGTTAGCGCCTTCCATCGTGGAGATGGTAACACAAGGCAGATGGCAGAGAACATCTTGAGGCGTTTGGACAAGATGCCAAGTTTCTCTGTCTATATGACAGAAAAGAATAATGACATGTGA